From the Paenibacillus tianjinensis genome, the window CTGATGTCCCGGCTGACCGGGGATCTGGAAGCGATCCGTAACTTTATCGGTTTCGGCTTCGCTCAATTGCTGAACGTATTTTTTATGGTGCTGTTCGGCTCAATTATGATGTTTACAATCAATTGGCAGCTCACGCTTGTCACTCTGATCACTATGCCGTTTCTGGCTGCGGTAGCACTCAGATTCGAATCGAAGATTCACCCGGCCTTTCAGGAGATGCGGCTCGCCCTAAGCTCTTTGACTACGGCTGTTCAGGAGAATATTACCGGTGTTAGGACCGTCAAATCATTTGCCAGAGAGGCTTATGAAGTTGAGAAATTCTCGCACCGTAATGAACGTTATAAGGATAATCAGATTTATGCCGCCGAGCTGTGGAGCAAATTTTTCCCGGTCATGGAGCTGCTGGCTTCAGTCAGTATTGCCATTTTGCTTGGGGTAGGCGGAACACTAGTCATCAACAACCATATGTCGCTGGGTGAGCTGGTAGCCTTCTTCAGTCTGATCTGGTACATCATTGGACCGGTCTGGGGGCTTGGTTTCCATATCAATAACTATACGCAATCCAAAGCCTCGGGAGAACGGGTTCTTGAAGTGCTTAACCAGCGGATTGATGTGCAGGATAAAGAAAATGCGCGGACGCTCGAATCCTCGGAGGTCAAGGGAGAAGTTGTATTCGATCATGTAACCTTCGCGTATGGCAACAAGATGCCTGCAGTCAAGGATATTCATTTTGAAGCGAAACCCGGTGCGGTGATCGGTTTCCTCGGGGGAACCGGCTCCGGTAAATCAACGATTATCCAGCTGATGATGCGTGCTTATGATGTGAATGAAGGACGAATTACCCTGGATGGTGTTGATATCCGGGAGTACAACGTGCGCAGTCTTCGCTCACAGATCTCCACGGTGTTCCAGGAGACGTTCCTGTTCTCCTCGTCAATCCGCAATAATATTTCCTATGGCCTCAAAAATGTGAGCATGGACGATATTATCCGTGCCGCTGAGCTTGCCAAAGCTCATGATTTCATTATGGAGATGCCGGACGGATACGATACGGTTGTCGGTGAACGGGGGATGGGACTCTCGGGAGGCCAGAAGCAGCGGATTGCCATCGCCAGAGCCCTGCTTAAGAATCCGCGGATTCTTATTCTGGATGATGCGACAAGTGCCGTTGATATGGAGACAGAGCATGAGATTCAGGCCGGCTTCCAGGAGGTTATGCGCGGGCGTACAACGCTGATCATCGCCCACCGGATTTCCTCGCTGCGCCATGCCGACCAGATTATTGTAATGGATCAAGGCCGGATGGTTCAGAAGGGGACGCATTCGGAGCTGATCGAAATTCCCGGCCCTTATCAGGATGTCTACCGGATTCAATATGCTGATTATCTGGCCAGAAATACGGAAAGAGGGGAGGGGACTCAGCATGGAGCTTGAAAAGCTTGACAGCAAACAGGGCGCAGCTGCCGCCGGAAAGAAAAGCAGGAACGCAGAGCAGACGCTTGGTGAACGTTTTGTGTATAAAGATGATGATCAGATCGATAAGGCATTTGACTGGAAGCAGTTCACCCGGCTGTTCGGGTACATGAAGCCTTATGCGAAGCAGATGCTTCCGCTTGTCGCTGTGCTGATGGTCCTGGGTACAGTGACGAAGCTGACGGTCCCTTTTCTAACAAGTATGGCCATAGATAAGGCAATCGCTCCGAAGGACGGGAATCCAAGCCTTTCCCTGTTATATACACTGACAGCCAGCGTAATTGTACTGTACCTGATCCAGTGGATCGCCGGCGTCTACCGGATTAAGTATACGAATGTGATTGGACAACGGGTGATTTACGATCTGCGCTCCGATCTATTTCGGCACATCCAGAAGCTCTCGTTTAACTTTTTTGATAAACGCCCGGCTGGTTCTGTACTGGTGCGGGTGACGAATGACATCAACTCCCTTCAGGATCTGTTTACGAACGGGGTTGTCAATCTGATGATTGACTGCGTCCAGCTTGTCGGCATTATGGTAATTCTGCTGCTGATTAACTGGAAGCTGGGGCTGGCAGTAATGATTACAGTGCCGGTGATGTTCTTTGTCTCCACCAAGCTTCGGCAGAAAATCCGGATTGCCTGGCAGGATGTACGGATGAAGAACTCGCGGATCAATTCGCATCTGAACGAATCGATTCAAGGGATCAGAGTTACCCAGGCATATACGCAGGAACGGGAGAACATGCAGTATTTCGACGCCATGAATATGGACAGCCGCAAATCCTGGAACAAGGCCTCAGCGATGAACCAGGCGTTTGGCCCGATTATTGAGGTCACAGGCGGGTTCGGTACGATGATCCTGTTCTGGTTTGGCGCCTATCTCATTCAGTCCGGAGAACTTACTGTCGGGTTCCTGGTTGCATTTAGTACGTATGTGAGCAATTTCTGGGACCCGATCAACCGGCTGGGTCAGATGTATAACCAGCTGCTTGTAGCAATGGCCTCCTCAGAGCGGATATTTGAATACCTCGATGAACAGCCAGCGGTTCAGGACAAGCCGGATGCGAAGCCGCTGCCGAAGATTCAGGGCGATATTAACTTTAACAAAGTTGTGTTTGAATATGAAAAAGGCCGGGCCGCACTGAAGGGTATCTCCCTTGATGTTAAAGCCGGCCAGTCAATTGCCTTAGTAGGACATACCGGCTCCGGTAAAAGTACCATCATTAACCTCATCGGACGCTTCTATGATATTAAGAGCGGCAGTCTTACGATTGATGGCAGAGATGTCCGTGAGGTCACGCTGCAAAGTCTTCGTGAGCAGATTGGTATTGTGCTCCAGGATACATTTATTTTCTCGGGAACGATCCGTGACAATATCCGCTTTGGCCGGCTGGACGCAACAGATGCGGAAGTCGAAGAGGTCGCCAAGGCAGTCGATGCGCATGACTTTATTATGAAGCTGCCCGGCGGCTACGAGACCGAGGTGGAGGAACGGGGAAGTGCCCTGTCCATGGGACAGCGCCAGCTGCTCTCCTTTGCCCGGGCGCTGCTGGCCGATCCACGGCTTCTGATCCTGGATGAAGCAACGGCAAGTATTGATACGGAGACAGAGATCAAGATTCAGGAGGCGCTCAAAATTCTCTTGCAGGGTCGTACCTCCTTCATCGTAGCCCACCGGTTATCGACCATTCGCCATGCGGACAAAATTGTCGTGCTGGATCACGGGGAGATCAAAGAAGAGGGTAATCACGCCGAGCTTACCGCACGCAATGGAATTTACAACGGTCTGATAGAAGCGCAGTTCCGCTTCTTGTAAGTGCAAAAGCAGCAGCCTTCTCCTGGAGTCAGGGAATAAGCTGCTGCTTTTCAATGTGGGAATTCAGTTGTACGCTATCTGTGCCCTTTACCGGCTTTGCCGTTCATTCTCACTTCATACAGCTGAGCACTGATCACCTGCTGCCACGCGGTATCCTCCGTCTGGGCAGCCAGCAGTGCTTCGTTGTTCAGCCGCCCCATCTCCCAGCAGTAAACCGCATTAGCATGCAGGCAATGCTGCTGCTCTGTGAGTTCGGCTGCTGACAGCGGACGTCTTCGGCTTATCGTATATAGCTCTGCCAAGCGCTGATGAACCGGTAGCATCTTAATGCCCCCCTTTGTATGATGAATGATTACCTTATTAGCGTCGCCAGAGATTTCACCATTCAAACACTGCATGATAAGATTACAGGCAAAACTAAACGGCCTCAGTCCCTTTGACTTCAGGACTAAGGCCGCTTATAGATAACTTATTTAGGAAGCTCTTTATACTATTCCATATAAATCTCAACCACGGCAATTTGGCGTTCACGGGACAGATCGAGGAATTTCCCTTCGCTTTGCACCAGCGGACGGAAAACATCCAGCGGATTGTTCATGATAATAACACCCATGTCACCGGTACTGAGCAGCACTTTTTTGCCGATAAAGTTGGGCATCAGATGCTGGATAAAAGCTTGTACAGGTCTGCCGTTGAGTTTACCGAAGCTAAGGGAATTAATTTCCCGCATGACAGAGATGAGCTCCTGCTTCGATTGATAGACACGGTGAGAGGTCATTGCACTATAAATGTCGGCAACGGCAGCAATTTGGGCATACGGATGAATATCGGATTTAGTCAGATTATGCGGATATCCGCTCCCGTCTTCACGTTCATGATGCTGCAGGGCAACCAGAGCCGTGAAAGGATCATTCATGGAATTGTTAATAATTTCCTGGCCGTAAATCGTATGTAATTTCACTTCTTCATATTCTTCGGGTGTGAGTTTGCCCGGCTTGTTAAGTATAGTAGGATTAATCCGGCATTTCCCGATGTCGATCAGATATCCGGCACGTCCTATTTCATAGCACTCCCTCTTGGAATATCCAAGCCATGAGGATATATAGTAAGAAAGCATGCCTACCTGCAGGGAATGGTTATAGGTGTAATTGTCATCACGGTCCAGCAGAAGCAGCAGCGATACTACATCTTTATGCTTGTCCAGCGTGACCAGGGTAGGCTGAAGAATATCATCTACTACAGTCTGGTTAAAGCTTCCTTTAGTCAACGCTTCCATATATACGGATTCGAAACCTTCGATACTGTTGTCAAAATTGGCGGCGACAGCCTGGATGATAGAGGACCTGCTTGTTGGTGCAGCTTCTGCTTCCCGTACATCTTCGATGTCGACATAATCTACTCCATGCTGTATTAGCTTGGCAATTTCCTCTGATTGAAGACGTGACCCTTTTGGCAATACATGCAGCCCTGTAGAACTAAAGGTATCCATCCTCAGGAAATCACCTGCTTTTAGATCCATGACGTGTACTCTCAATGACTATGCCACCTTACCTTACTTAAGTGATTTTTTTCCAGCATAGCAACAAAGTCTGAATTATTCAATGGTTATGAAGTAATGATTATACAGGCTTATAATCCTTAGCTTTGGGGTCAGAACCTAACCATTTTTCACCGGTTTCACTGATATCTTTTTTCCAAACAGGAACTGAGGCTTTTAGTTTCTCTATCGCATATCGGCTGGCTTCATAGCAGGTGTCACGGTGCGGGGCGGACACGGCAATGATCACACTGGCCTCCTTAAGTCCTACAAATCCAATCCGATGTGCAATTGCGCATCTTGCATTCCAGCGCTCCTGTACATCGCTGCCGATTTCCTGCAGTTTACTGAGTGCCATCGGGATGTATGCCTCATAATGAAGTGCTGTTGTCCGCTCTTCTCCAGTCATTTCACGAGTTGTTCCAACGAATATTAGGGAGGCCCCGTGATTGCTGTCCAGCACTTTGTCTAACATCATTTCTGCACTCAAAGGCTGGTCCGTAAGGAGGTAAAGGCCGTCTGCTGTTTCACCGCCTGATTCTTCGGGTTCACCTCCGGAAACAGGAGGAATCAGTGCAATCTCGGATTCAGCGGAGATTACAGTGTCGTCCGGTGCATACTCGCGGTCGATGGCTACCAGCGAAACATTGATTTGCGGTGCAGCATCAGGATAAGAGGCAGCAAGCAGTTCCTTGAGTTTTCCCGCGGTCAGCGGGGTTTCATGGGCTTGGAAGTCCAGGGAAGAAGTGCCGATTACTTCGGCCAGGCCGGCGAATAGACGGATGGTTAATTGCATGTTTGATATCACCTCGGAGTTCTAATAATGATTACAATATACCATATTGCCCCTGAAAATGTTATGCTAGGCTTTATAAGATTACATGCCTGCCGCTTCTGTCAGAACGGCTTTACAGGTGGAAGGGAACTATAGCTCATGGAGTCCGTGCCGCAAAAACTGACCATACTTCACACAAATGATATACATAGCCATTTTGAGACGATGAGTTCCATTGCTGCTGAAATAGCCGGCCAGAAAGCTGCAGCCGGTGAGGACTCCGTGCTTCTCGTGGATATCGGGGATCATATGGACCGGGCTGCTGTGGAAACAGAAGGTACGATGGGCCAGGCGAACATTGATATACTCAATTTAACCGGGTACGACGCTGTAACCATCGGTAATAATGAAGGGCTGACCTTTTCTCCAGAGACACTGTCCGCTCTATTCTCCGGGCTGCTGTGCCCGGTGGTATGCTGTAATTTCCTGGATTCCATGACAGGGCAGCCTCCGCACTGGATGAAGCAGCAGGCTATTGTCGAAAAGAATGGTGTGAAGATCGGCATTACCGGGGCCACTGCTGCGTTTACGTCCTTCTATTCGCTGCTGGGCTGGGATGTCTCCGATCCCGAGGATGCTCTTCGGGAGCAGTGCCGGCTGCTCGCTCCGCAGGTCGATCTTGTTATTATCCTATCCCACCTCGGCTTGCCGGCAGATAAGCTGCTGGCTGAGAGGCTGGAGGGCGTACATGCCATTCTCGGCGGACATACGCATCATCTGCTGGAGCAGCCGCTGCTGATTAACGGGACGGCTGTGTGCGGCGCCGGGAAGTTTGGCCGTTATGTGGGACGGCTGCAGTTTGAGCGGACGGAACCCGGGGCGGCGTTCAAGCTCGTAAGCGGAGTGTGCATTGAGCTGGATCCGCAGCTTACGGAGACTTTAGTCGCGCCTGCAGCAGCACTGCATCTGCTTCACGGGCGAGAGGCACTGGAAGAAACTGTAGCGATCACGGATCATGAGCTTCCGCTGAATCTGCTGGGAGAATCTCCTTTCGGCAATCTGCTGGCTCAGGCAGTGAGACGGTTTACAGGCAGTCCGCTGTCTCTGGTCAATACTGGTCAGCTGCTGGGGGCGCTGCCGCAAGGCAATATTACAGCAGGCCTGCTGCATGCGCTATGTCCGTCACCGATTAATCCCTGTATCATTAAGCTGATGGGGAAAGATATCAGGACGGCACTCATGCAGAGCCTTACGGAGGAATTCTGTAATAAAGCGATCTTCGGTTATGGATTCCGGGGAAAGGTGCTCGGCAGCCTGGCTGTCGACGGATTAAAAATCTTGTACGATCCTGCAGTAATGCCTTATGATAACAGTATTGCAGTTTTTGTCGACGGGGAGCCGCTGGAGGACAGCAGGGAATATAACGTTGGGACCCTGGATATGTTCACCTTCCGCATAGGGTATGAGAGTCTTGCGAACGGGCGTGACCCGGTGTATCTGGTGCCCCACTTCCTGCGCGATCTGCTTCGGATGGAATTGCAGCGCCCGGGAAGTCTCGAAGAAAGTGCAGATGTCCGCTGGAAGAACACATCCATATAACAAGCCTCAACTACATAAGTTTAGACTACAGCCGAAACTGGAGAGGTTTACAAATATCTAAGATCAGGAGGAAGTTATGGATACAATTACAGCAATAATTCTGGCAATCGTAGAAGGGATTACCGAGTTTATCCCGGTTTCTTCCACAGGCCACATGATTTTGACCACGAAGCTGCTTGGCTTCGATGAGCAGGAACCCATCATGAAGACCTATGAAATTGTTATTCAGCTCGGCGCCATTCTGGCTATTGCGTTAGTGTACCGCAAACGAATTCTTGATTTGCTTGGCATCGGACGCAGAGGCAGGGGCAGAGGCGGTGTGATGCCGGCCTCCCGGCTTAATCTGATCCACGTGATCCTCGGAATTGCTCCGGCATTGGCGGTAGCCTTTTTTGCCCGGGATTTTATCAAGGGCCTCTTCGGGGCTTCAACTGTGCTATGGGCGCTTGTTGCCGGGGGGATTCTAATGATTGTCGCGGAATGGTGGAACCGGCACAAGTCGCGGGTCACGGCGCACGAGCTTGATGATTTATCGTATGGCCAGGCGCTGGCCATTGGGTTGTATCAGATAATATCTGTACTCTGGCCCGGCTTTTCCCGTTCCGGATCAACGATTTCAGGCGGTATGCTGAGTGGAGTCAGTTACAAGGCATCAGCCGATTTCTCCTTTTTGATTGCTATTCCGATTATGTGCGCGGCATCCGGTTATGAACTGCTGGACTCATACAAATATTTTACCAGTGATACTATCATGGACTTTGCCATCGGCTTTGTGATTTCATTTGTGGTTGCTTATGTAGTGGTTATTCTGTTTATGAAACTGATTCAAAAGATCAGACCGACCCATTTTGCAATCTACCGCTTTATTCTGGCAGCTGTGTTCTGGCTGTTCATTATGCGTTAGATCAAGGACTTGGCTACCGGAAGAACAAACGAGCGGATAGGAATCTGAACTGATATTCATGCCGGTTCGCTCAAGGTAACGGTATAGACACAGCGTGTAACTAAAGGCATTGCAACAGAATAGTAATTTACCGTTAAAGGCAGGAGTGAGCCAAGGTGCGTCTAGTATCCGTGAATCGGCTTCAGGCGGGGATGAAGCTGGGGAAAAAAATATATAATGATGAAGGACTGGTTCTGCTCGCTGACGGGATTGAACTAACGGATGCGTTAATTAAGCGGCTGTCTAAGATCGATATCGGCTATATTTACATAGAGGATGCCAACACAGACGATGTTGTTATAACTACAATGCTGCATGATGAAACGCGCAACCAGGCGCTCAAAGTAATCAGGAACCAGTTTCAGCAGATGTCCGGCGCTTCAGGCATTACTAAAGGCTTCTATCATCTGGACAAAAAATTCTCAAGTATTATGGACTCTATCCTGGATGATATGTCGTCGCAGGATGATCCGATGATCATGCTGGCGGATATGCACACAGCAGATAATTATCTGTATGTGCATTCGCTGAATGTCTGCCTCTATACACTGGTGCTGGGAATTGCCCACGGCTACAGCAAGGAGGAGCTGCGTGTCATCGGCCTGGGATCCCTGCTGCATGATATCGGTAAAACCCAGATTCCGGTCAAAATTGTCCAAAAGCCCGGCATGCTGAGCGATGAGGAGTTTCGCCATATGCAGGCCCATACGGAGATCGGGTACCGGATTCTTAAGGATGAGCCTAATATACCTCTTCTGGCGGCCCACTGCGCATTGCAGCATCATGAACGCATTGACGGCTCCGGTTATCCGCGCGGGCTGACGGGTCCGCAAATTCATGAATATGCAAAATGGCTCGGGGTTGCCGACTCCTACGATGCAATGACCTCAAACCGGATCTACAAAAAAGCGATGCTGCCCCATCAGGCCGTTGAAGCACTGTATGTAGGCTCTGGGACGCTGTATGAGCAGAAACAGCTTGAGCTCTTCAGAGACCGTGTTGCAATCTATCCGCTTGGTCTTACGGTAAAACTCAGCACTGGCGAGAGCGGTGTTGTTGTGAAGATTGATCCCAGTACGCCGCATAGGCCGGTGGTACGTGTATTTACTGGCCCCGAGAATGAGCCTGTAACCCCGTATGAGCTGGACCTGGGTTCCGCGCTCTCCGTAGTCATTGCGGATGTTTCAGATAATGATGAGGCAGTGAAGTCTACCTAATTGAATTGTTGCGGCAGGGGCTTTACATGACACTCCCTGCCTCTTAGCAGCGAGGAGAGAAAACGAGCCACCGCCGGGCAGCGGATGCTTGCTTTTCGCCCCGCTGTTTTTAGTTTAGATGCTGTACTCGTACCGCTTCCACAGCCTGAAGCTTTAGAAAATGCAGTTTTTTTGCCGGTCATGGTATGATAGAGGGTAAGTTACCGTTCTTATTAATTTATTTTGGGTTAATAATAAGGAATACGCATTAAAGGAGCAAGAATAAATGAGTATATTAGAGCTATCATCAAGAACAATAAGGGAGCTGTCGCCAAGCTTCGATCCATGGGATCCGATTACTTCACTCCGCAAGCATGGACGGCATGTACTGACCAGTGTGGAGATGACGGTTACCAATTTATGCAATATGCGCTGTGAGCACTGTGCGGTTGGCGACAGCCTGACAATGAAAGAAGGGGAGATGCTGCCGCTGAAGAATATGCTGGACCGCCTGGATGAAGTGGAGCATCTTCAGACGATCAGCATCACTGGCGGTGAGCCCATGTTCCGGGCTTCCACGGTGGAGAATACAATCGTACCGCTGCTGAAATATGCCCGTGAGCGGGGCGTGCGGTCGCAGATCAATTCCAATCTCACCATGCCTTATGCCCGGTATGAGAAGCTGCTTCCTTACCTGGATGTAATGCATATCTCATTCAATTATGTGAACGGCGATGATTTCCATGAGGTCGGCTTCGCAAACAGCGGCCATCCGGTCGCCAAGGAAGCCGCTTACCGGCTCTATGACACGATGCTGGAGAATTCACGACGGTTGAGTGAAGACGGCATGCTGATCTCAGCGGAGTCGATGATTAACTACCGTACACACGCCAAGCTTCCGCAAATCCATAAGCTGATCGGGGATATGGGGGCCAGACGGCATGAAGTGCATCCGATGTATGCCTCCAGCTTCGCTTCCTCGCTTCCCGTACTGTCCTTGAAGGAGATGAGTGATGCCATTCATTCCTTGCTGGATGCCCGTGATCCGGAGATGTGGATGCTGTTTGGCACACTTCCATTTTTCGCCTGCAGCGCGCTTGAAGAAGATCAGAAGCTGCTGCGCAGACTACGTAAGGAGAAGAATGTGACGCTGCGCAATGATCCCGACGGACGAAACCGGGTGAACGTTAATATGTTTACCGGCGATGTGTTTGTAACGGATTTTGCCGATATTTCCGCCTTTGGCAATATTGGTGCAAGCAAGCTGGATGATATCTTCGCCGAGTGGCAGGAGAGCCATCCGCTTAATCAGAGGGTGAACTGCTTCTGTGAGGCAGCCAGCTGCTGCGGACCTAATCTTCTGGTGGCCGATATGTATTATCCAAAGGTAGATTTCAAATCTAGAAAAGCGATCACTCTGTAGAAATGAGGCGTTGTTATAGTGCATACGGAATTTGAAATAGGAAGATTGCTGCTTAATCTTTTGCTGGTTCTGGTGCTGGTATTATTGAACGGTATATTTGTCGCAGCAGAGTTTTCGCTGGTCAAGGTGAGACAGTCCCGACTGACCCAGCTGGTCAGTGAAGGTAACAAGATGGCCGGATACGCACTGAAGGTCAACAAGAAGCTGGATGCCTATCTGTCCGCCACCCAGTTCGGAATTACGCTTGCTTCGCTTGGACTCGGCTGGGTCGGGGAGCCGGCGATTTCAGAGCTGCTTGTAGAACCGCTGATGTACCAGCTGGGAGTTACCGATCATACTCTGATTTCCACCGTATCAGTCATTGTGGGCTTTTCTATTATTACCTTCTTACATATTGTGCTGGGTGAACTTGCACCGAAATCCCTGGCAATTCAAAAAACTGAAGGCTCCGCGCTGCTGCTGTCAGCACCGCTGATGTTCTTCTATAACTTGTTCCTGCCGTTCATTTGGGTGTTGAATGCTTCAGCGAATGCCCTTCTGAGGCTGGTAGGGGTAGAACCTGCAAGTGAAGCCGAAGCGGCACACTCGGAAGAGGAAATCCGCATTCTGATGAATCAAAGCGCCAAAAGTGGTGTCATCGACAAAGAT encodes:
- a CDS encoding ABC transporter ATP-binding protein, which encodes MDVLRQLRGFYREKLHYLILSIIALAAATAVGLITPNLLRRLIDDVIVPLKFTEVPVLALTVVAVVIVKACLQFAHGFFGGRLGNYLAYRLRNACYEKLQFLSFRYYDTAKTGDLMSRLTGDLEAIRNFIGFGFAQLLNVFFMVLFGSIMMFTINWQLTLVTLITMPFLAAVALRFESKIHPAFQEMRLALSSLTTAVQENITGVRTVKSFAREAYEVEKFSHRNERYKDNQIYAAELWSKFFPVMELLASVSIAILLGVGGTLVINNHMSLGELVAFFSLIWYIIGPVWGLGFHINNYTQSKASGERVLEVLNQRIDVQDKENARTLESSEVKGEVVFDHVTFAYGNKMPAVKDIHFEAKPGAVIGFLGGTGSGKSTIIQLMMRAYDVNEGRITLDGVDIREYNVRSLRSQISTVFQETFLFSSSIRNNISYGLKNVSMDDIIRAAELAKAHDFIMEMPDGYDTVVGERGMGLSGGQKQRIAIARALLKNPRILILDDATSAVDMETEHEIQAGFQEVMRGRTTLIIAHRISSLRHADQIIVMDQGRMVQKGTHSELIEIPGPYQDVYRIQYADYLARNTERGEGTQHGA
- a CDS encoding ABC transporter ATP-binding protein, whose amino-acid sequence is MELEKLDSKQGAAAAGKKSRNAEQTLGERFVYKDDDQIDKAFDWKQFTRLFGYMKPYAKQMLPLVAVLMVLGTVTKLTVPFLTSMAIDKAIAPKDGNPSLSLLYTLTASVIVLYLIQWIAGVYRIKYTNVIGQRVIYDLRSDLFRHIQKLSFNFFDKRPAGSVLVRVTNDINSLQDLFTNGVVNLMIDCVQLVGIMVILLLINWKLGLAVMITVPVMFFVSTKLRQKIRIAWQDVRMKNSRINSHLNESIQGIRVTQAYTQERENMQYFDAMNMDSRKSWNKASAMNQAFGPIIEVTGGFGTMILFWFGAYLIQSGELTVGFLVAFSTYVSNFWDPINRLGQMYNQLLVAMASSERIFEYLDEQPAVQDKPDAKPLPKIQGDINFNKVVFEYEKGRAALKGISLDVKAGQSIALVGHTGSGKSTIINLIGRFYDIKSGSLTIDGRDVREVTLQSLREQIGIVLQDTFIFSGTIRDNIRFGRLDATDAEVEEVAKAVDAHDFIMKLPGGYETEVEERGSALSMGQRQLLSFARALLADPRLLILDEATASIDTETEIKIQEALKILLQGRTSFIVAHRLSTIRHADKIVVLDHGEIKEEGNHAELTARNGIYNGLIEAQFRFL
- a CDS encoding DUF7667 family protein — protein: MLPVHQRLAELYTISRRRPLSAAELTEQQHCLHANAVYCWEMGRLNNEALLAAQTEDTAWQQVISAQLYEVRMNGKAGKGHR
- a CDS encoding HD-GYP domain-containing protein, which produces MRVHVMDLKAGDFLRMDTFSSTGLHVLPKGSRLQSEEIAKLIQHGVDYVDIEDVREAEAAPTSRSSIIQAVAANFDNSIEGFESVYMEALTKGSFNQTVVDDILQPTLVTLDKHKDVVSLLLLLDRDDNYTYNHSLQVGMLSYYISSWLGYSKRECYEIGRAGYLIDIGKCRINPTILNKPGKLTPEEYEEVKLHTIYGQEIINNSMNDPFTALVALQHHEREDGSGYPHNLTKSDIHPYAQIAAVADIYSAMTSHRVYQSKQELISVMREINSLSFGKLNGRPVQAFIQHLMPNFIGKKVLLSTGDMGVIIMNNPLDVFRPLVQSEGKFLDLSRERQIAVVEIYME
- a CDS encoding molybdenum cofactor biosynthesis protein, translated to MQLTIRLFAGLAEVIGTSSLDFQAHETPLTAGKLKELLAASYPDAAPQINVSLVAIDREYAPDDTVISAESEIALIPPVSGGEPEESGGETADGLYLLTDQPLSAEMMLDKVLDSNHGASLIFVGTTREMTGEERTTALHYEAYIPMALSKLQEIGSDVQERWNARCAIAHRIGFVGLKEASVIIAVSAPHRDTCYEASRYAIEKLKASVPVWKKDISETGEKWLGSDPKAKDYKPV
- a CDS encoding bifunctional metallophosphatase/5'-nucleotidase, whose protein sequence is MESVPQKLTILHTNDIHSHFETMSSIAAEIAGQKAAAGEDSVLLVDIGDHMDRAAVETEGTMGQANIDILNLTGYDAVTIGNNEGLTFSPETLSALFSGLLCPVVCCNFLDSMTGQPPHWMKQQAIVEKNGVKIGITGATAAFTSFYSLLGWDVSDPEDALREQCRLLAPQVDLVIILSHLGLPADKLLAERLEGVHAILGGHTHHLLEQPLLINGTAVCGAGKFGRYVGRLQFERTEPGAAFKLVSGVCIELDPQLTETLVAPAAALHLLHGREALEETVAITDHELPLNLLGESPFGNLLAQAVRRFTGSPLSLVNTGQLLGALPQGNITAGLLHALCPSPINPCIIKLMGKDIRTALMQSLTEEFCNKAIFGYGFRGKVLGSLAVDGLKILYDPAVMPYDNSIAVFVDGEPLEDSREYNVGTLDMFTFRIGYESLANGRDPVYLVPHFLRDLLRMELQRPGSLEESADVRWKNTSI
- a CDS encoding undecaprenyl-diphosphate phosphatase, with the translated sequence MDTITAIILAIVEGITEFIPVSSTGHMILTTKLLGFDEQEPIMKTYEIVIQLGAILAIALVYRKRILDLLGIGRRGRGRGGVMPASRLNLIHVILGIAPALAVAFFARDFIKGLFGASTVLWALVAGGILMIVAEWWNRHKSRVTAHELDDLSYGQALAIGLYQIISVLWPGFSRSGSTISGGMLSGVSYKASADFSFLIAIPIMCAASGYELLDSYKYFTSDTIMDFAIGFVISFVVAYVVVILFMKLIQKIRPTHFAIYRFILAAVFWLFIMR
- a CDS encoding HD-GYP domain-containing protein, producing MRLVSVNRLQAGMKLGKKIYNDEGLVLLADGIELTDALIKRLSKIDIGYIYIEDANTDDVVITTMLHDETRNQALKVIRNQFQQMSGASGITKGFYHLDKKFSSIMDSILDDMSSQDDPMIMLADMHTADNYLYVHSLNVCLYTLVLGIAHGYSKEELRVIGLGSLLHDIGKTQIPVKIVQKPGMLSDEEFRHMQAHTEIGYRILKDEPNIPLLAAHCALQHHERIDGSGYPRGLTGPQIHEYAKWLGVADSYDAMTSNRIYKKAMLPHQAVEALYVGSGTLYEQKQLELFRDRVAIYPLGLTVKLSTGESGVVVKIDPSTPHRPVVRVFTGPENEPVTPYELDLGSALSVVIADVSDNDEAVKST
- the yfkAB gene encoding radical SAM/CxCxxxxC motif protein YfkAB, with the translated sequence MSILELSSRTIRELSPSFDPWDPITSLRKHGRHVLTSVEMTVTNLCNMRCEHCAVGDSLTMKEGEMLPLKNMLDRLDEVEHLQTISITGGEPMFRASTVENTIVPLLKYARERGVRSQINSNLTMPYARYEKLLPYLDVMHISFNYVNGDDFHEVGFANSGHPVAKEAAYRLYDTMLENSRRLSEDGMLISAESMINYRTHAKLPQIHKLIGDMGARRHEVHPMYASSFASSLPVLSLKEMSDAIHSLLDARDPEMWMLFGTLPFFACSALEEDQKLLRRLRKEKNVTLRNDPDGRNRVNVNMFTGDVFVTDFADISAFGNIGASKLDDIFAEWQESHPLNQRVNCFCEAASCCGPNLLVADMYYPKVDFKSRKAITL